Proteins encoded in a region of the Paenibacillus sp. W2I17 genome:
- the addB gene encoding helicase-exonuclease AddAB subunit AddB, producing MSVRFVIGRAGSGKSSLITREITTLLQQEPQGKPLILLVPEQSSFRTEQALVSSGAIKGTMRAEVLGFRRLAYRVMQEAGGSARIPIGAEGKKMLLYKVIQRRKEELKLFGASGSQLGFIGELNDLYSEFKRYEVDPTLLEDGLSGGNTSSTSPILEDKLHDLNLIYRDYEQELTNLYIDDEDTLTELTDRLSESALLQDAQIWIDGFQGFTPQEMSVIGRLMLQSSSVTIALTLDRPYDHGALPGELELFYPTASAYARLKGMADELGIPSDITVLDSEIPPRYKDRPGLAHLEAGFDRRIRWKSEGLDSGIRLVAAENRRAEMEGALREMRRLAQNEGARYRDMAVLVRQLDTYADIAEPLFRDYGVPVFLDRRRNELHHPLSEFIRSALDIVRRHWRYEDVFRCVKTDLLLPRDGSITREDMDQLENYVLACGIHGYRWTDGKPWKYVPSLSLEDNGQDGRSRGRDQMLSLMESCRTVITDSLGVFEKRMKKAKTAKAQCEALYRLLEDAEIAWKLENMSAEAKAQGDPERSREHRQMWGAVLDLLDQMVDMMGNERLDITLFAGMIETGLTELKLGLVPPALDQVLVGSMDRTRLQDIKYVFILGAVDGELPAVPQDDGVLTELERALLTERGVALGPSATRQMLDERFLIYTALTAASSQLWLSYPVADDEGKALLPSEIVRHVRKMFGLQEQPLLAQPPIANSEEAHWSYVTHPGQSLSALIGQLRKWRRGEEIPEMWWAVYNWHVSRETSRPQLERLMGSIFYRNRALPLRTATSRRLYGTEVRTSVSRMERFVACPFSHFASHGLRLKERQLYRLQAPDIGQLFHAALSQLAMRLREENRSWGSLTPEQCRKEAEQTVEQIAPQLQGGILLSTKRYGYIFRKLKDIVSRASVILGEQSRRGSFEPIGLELDFGPDKTLPPLRFELENGCVMEIVGRIDRVDVAEGENGLLLRVIDYKSSQTDLKLHEVYYGLSLQMLTYLEVLLSAAEEWLGETAMPGGTLYFHVHNPLLQSANGMTSEQAGQELLKRFKMKGLLLADRDAIAQMDNTLDKGYSAIIPVALKADGSFYSSAAVATPEQWDTLLASVRSNIREIGTRITDGDVAIEPYRIQQEVACTFCPYKPVCQFDENIEGNEYNLLSKPGKQQIWDMLSHTKGGETS from the coding sequence TTCCGATCGGAGCCGAAGGCAAAAAGATGCTGCTCTATAAAGTCATCCAGCGCCGTAAGGAAGAATTGAAGCTGTTTGGTGCATCCGGCAGCCAGCTGGGTTTTATAGGCGAATTAAATGACTTATATAGTGAATTTAAACGTTATGAAGTTGATCCAACATTGCTGGAAGACGGGCTGTCTGGAGGGAATACCTCATCCACTTCGCCGATTCTGGAGGACAAGTTGCATGACTTGAATCTGATATATCGTGACTATGAACAGGAACTGACCAATTTATATATTGATGATGAAGACACGTTGACTGAGCTGACAGATCGTTTGTCGGAAAGTGCATTGCTGCAAGATGCCCAGATCTGGATTGATGGTTTTCAGGGATTCACGCCACAGGAGATGAGTGTGATTGGTCGACTGATGTTGCAGTCCTCTTCCGTGACCATTGCACTGACATTGGATCGTCCTTATGATCACGGCGCACTGCCTGGGGAACTGGAACTGTTCTATCCCACGGCAAGTGCCTATGCGCGCCTGAAAGGGATGGCTGACGAACTGGGTATACCGAGCGATATAACCGTGCTAGATTCGGAGATTCCACCGAGATACAAGGATCGTCCGGGACTTGCTCATCTGGAGGCTGGTTTCGACCGGCGAATTCGTTGGAAAAGTGAAGGCCTTGATTCCGGAATCCGACTGGTTGCAGCGGAGAACCGACGTGCTGAGATGGAGGGGGCACTGCGTGAGATGCGGCGCCTGGCACAAAACGAAGGTGCGCGTTACCGGGATATGGCAGTACTTGTCCGGCAGTTGGATACCTACGCTGATATAGCTGAACCTCTATTCAGGGATTATGGCGTACCCGTCTTTCTGGACCGCAGAAGAAATGAACTTCATCATCCATTGTCCGAGTTTATCCGTTCCGCACTGGATATTGTTCGGCGCCACTGGCGTTACGAGGATGTATTTCGCTGTGTCAAAACGGATCTGCTGCTTCCGCGTGATGGTTCCATCACTCGTGAAGATATGGACCAGCTTGAGAATTATGTACTGGCTTGTGGTATTCACGGGTATCGCTGGACTGACGGCAAACCGTGGAAGTATGTACCAAGCCTGTCGCTCGAAGACAACGGTCAGGATGGCCGTAGTCGAGGACGGGACCAGATGCTTTCTTTAATGGAGAGTTGCCGAACGGTCATTACAGATTCCTTGGGTGTTTTTGAGAAACGAATGAAAAAGGCAAAGACAGCCAAAGCCCAGTGCGAGGCACTATACAGACTGCTGGAAGATGCTGAGATTGCATGGAAGCTGGAGAACATGTCTGCTGAAGCTAAGGCACAAGGTGACCCCGAACGGTCGAGAGAACATCGGCAGATGTGGGGAGCTGTGCTGGATTTATTGGATCAGATGGTCGATATGATGGGGAATGAACGGCTGGATATCACGCTGTTTGCCGGGATGATCGAGACCGGATTGACGGAACTGAAGCTGGGTCTGGTACCACCAGCACTTGATCAGGTACTGGTTGGTTCCATGGACCGAACACGTCTTCAGGACATCAAATACGTATTTATCCTTGGCGCCGTTGATGGTGAATTACCCGCCGTACCTCAGGATGATGGCGTATTAACGGAACTGGAAAGAGCGTTACTGACGGAAAGAGGTGTGGCGCTTGGACCAAGTGCAACAAGGCAGATGCTGGATGAACGTTTCCTGATCTATACGGCACTTACAGCCGCAAGCAGCCAGTTGTGGCTGAGTTACCCGGTTGCTGATGATGAGGGGAAAGCACTGCTTCCTTCCGAGATTGTCCGCCATGTACGGAAGATGTTTGGTTTACAAGAACAGCCATTGCTCGCTCAACCACCGATTGCGAACTCGGAAGAGGCGCATTGGTCCTATGTCACCCATCCAGGTCAGAGTCTGTCTGCGCTCATTGGACAATTGCGCAAATGGCGCCGAGGAGAAGAAATCCCTGAAATGTGGTGGGCGGTCTACAATTGGCATGTATCTCGGGAGACAAGCAGACCTCAGCTGGAGCGGTTGATGGGATCGATCTTTTATCGTAATCGAGCATTGCCACTACGTACAGCTACCAGTCGCAGACTGTATGGTACAGAGGTGAGGACGAGTGTCTCGCGAATGGAGCGGTTTGTTGCTTGTCCGTTCTCTCATTTTGCTTCGCATGGGCTACGCCTCAAAGAACGGCAATTGTACCGCCTTCAGGCTCCTGATATCGGACAGCTGTTTCATGCTGCACTAAGCCAGCTAGCTATGCGGTTGCGTGAGGAAAACCGTAGTTGGGGCAGCTTGACTCCAGAACAATGCCGCAAGGAAGCCGAGCAAACGGTGGAGCAGATTGCACCACAGCTGCAAGGGGGGATTTTGCTAAGCACCAAGCGATACGGTTATATTTTCCGCAAATTGAAGGACATTGTTAGCCGGGCATCCGTTATTCTCGGTGAACAGTCCAGACGTGGAAGTTTTGAACCGATTGGGCTGGAACTTGATTTTGGACCGGATAAAACCCTGCCGCCACTGCGTTTTGAACTGGAGAACGGTTGTGTGATGGAGATCGTGGGTCGGATTGACCGTGTGGATGTGGCAGAAGGCGAGAATGGTCTGCTCTTGCGTGTCATTGACTACAAATCAAGCCAGACGGACCTCAAGTTACATGAAGTGTACTATGGTCTGTCATTGCAGATGCTCACCTACCTGGAGGTGCTGCTTAGTGCTGCCGAAGAATGGCTTGGGGAAACGGCGATGCCGGGAGGAACGTTGTATTTCCATGTGCATAACCCGTTGTTGCAATCCGCAAACGGCATGACATCGGAGCAGGCAGGACAAGAACTGCTGAAACGGTTCAAAATGAAAGGTTTGCTGCTGGCAGATCGGGATGCAATCGCTCAAATGGACAACACCCTGGATAAGGGGTATTCAGCGATTATTCCAGTTGCCCTTAAGGCGGACGGAAGCTTTTATAGCAGCGCCGCTGTAGCTACGCCAGAGCAATGGGATACGCTGCTTGCTTCGGTTCGCAGTAATATCCGTGAGATTGGTACCCGGATTACGGATGGGGATGTGGCCATTGAGCCTTATCGTATTCAGCAGGAAGTGGCGTGTACGTTCTGTCCGTATAAGCCTGTTTGTCAGTTTGATGAGAATATAGAAGGAAATGAATACAACCTGTTGTCCAAACCGGGCAAACAGCAAATCTGGGATATGTTATCTCACACTAAGGGAGGGGAAACATCATGA